A single genomic interval of Lewinellaceae bacterium harbors:
- a CDS encoding EI24 domain-containing protein, which yields MLTEFFGALAAYFRAFRLIREYRLGRYFIGPAIWSAIILSTLFGLMLYFLSKPVGTLVVGWLAWIPWDAVDRFLAEHAVWVGGALIGLLGVIVLKNVLMAVMSPFMSPLSERVEQILTGSDPDTSFSGKRLVYEFVRGLRLAVGNLFRELLWTLLWLFVGLIPVVNVLSPVMIFLTQSFYAGFGNLDYTMERHLKRKESRQFILDHRGLALGNGIPFMLMLFIPVIGLMIAPPLATVAGTLSAVKRLPAH from the coding sequence ATGCTTACTGAATTTTTTGGAGCTTTAGCGGCATATTTCCGTGCATTCAGGCTTATCCGGGAATATCGCCTGGGGCGCTACTTCATCGGTCCCGCGATCTGGAGCGCGATCATTTTATCCACTTTGTTTGGTCTGATGTTGTATTTCCTGTCCAAACCGGTAGGGACACTGGTGGTCGGTTGGCTTGCCTGGATTCCGTGGGATGCGGTGGATCGGTTTTTGGCGGAACATGCTGTCTGGGTAGGTGGCGCACTCATCGGTTTATTGGGTGTCATCGTCCTGAAAAATGTTTTGATGGCGGTCATGTCACCTTTCATGAGCCCGCTATCGGAACGGGTGGAACAAATTCTTACCGGGAGTGACCCGGATACCAGTTTTTCAGGTAAACGATTGGTGTATGAATTCGTCCGTGGACTTAGGTTGGCGGTAGGTAATCTATTCCGGGAGCTGTTGTGGACACTATTATGGCTCTTCGTAGGGCTGATACCGGTGGTTAATGTCCTTTCGCCGGTCATGATCTTTTTAACCCAATCGTTCTATGCGGGTTTCGGTAACCTGGATTACACAATGGAGCGTCACCTGAAACGGAAGGAAAGCCGGCAATTCATCCTCGACCACCGCGGGCTGGCCCTGGGTAATGGCATTCCCTTTATGCTGATGCTGTTCATCCCGGTGATCGGGTTGATGATTGCCCCTCCGCTCGCGACCGTAGCTGGCACCTTGTCTGCCGTTAAGCGTCTGCCGGCACACTAG
- a CDS encoding OmpA family protein: MRNMLMLSLLLSIALINQQCNASRKVKGAVIGATAGGVVGGVIAKNNRAVGVLVGAAIGGTAGALIGNYMDKQAAEIREDLEGAKVERIGEGILITFDSGLLFGFDSYALRTETRNNLDKLAKTLNKYDGTNILVMGHTDNTGTIAYNLELSKQRAAAVDQYLRQDEVAGKRLGTEGMGESDPVATNDNASGRQQNRRVEVVLTANKKIIRAAKRGDIPVEG, from the coding sequence ATGCGCAACATGCTCATGCTATCCCTATTGCTGTCAATCGCATTGATTAATCAACAATGCAATGCTTCACGAAAAGTCAAGGGTGCTGTGATCGGTGCCACAGCCGGAGGAGTGGTCGGTGGCGTCATCGCAAAAAACAACCGGGCAGTAGGAGTCCTGGTGGGTGCCGCTATCGGTGGTACCGCCGGTGCACTGATCGGTAATTACATGGACAAACAGGCTGCGGAGATCCGCGAAGATCTCGAAGGAGCTAAAGTGGAACGTATCGGCGAAGGGATCCTGATCACCTTTGATTCCGGACTCCTGTTTGGCTTTGACTCGTATGCACTGCGTACGGAGACCAGGAATAATCTGGATAAACTGGCCAAAACGCTTAATAAATACGATGGTACAAATATCCTGGTCATGGGCCACACCGACAATACCGGTACCATCGCCTACAACCTCGAACTCTCCAAACAGCGTGCAGCTGCAGTGGACCAATATTTGCGGCAGGACGAGGTCGCCGGTAAACGCCTGGGCACGGAAGGGATGGGAGAGTCCGATCCGGTAGCCACCAACGACAACGCCTCGGGACGGCAGCAAAACCGTCGGGTAGAGGTGGTCCTTACTGCCAATAAGAAAATCATACGCGCAGCGAAGCGCGGTGATATTCCGGTGGAGGGCTAG
- the priA gene encoding primosomal protein N': MKDSLDANSLYVTNHFAEVILPIAIPKPYSYWIPEELTDQVVPGKRVEVQFGRRKLYAGIVARVGPVDEIPYRAKPILSVLDEAPIVNDLHLQFWQWIADYYLCTIGEVMHAALPASLKLTSETTILLHPDFEDNFEGLDDQEYLIAEALTIRHELSLEDVQGILQIKTIYPVINRLLVKGVLLIKEELQDGYRPKTVDIIQLADAYVNDTNAAFELTSRAPKQTETLLHFYQLFREKGRVTREDFHQHPDMQANLIPALVKKGILEIVPEEVSRLRRNESQESELPALTSQQILALDAIHEHWKEHFPILLYGITGSGKTRVYIELAKEMLAMGKQILYLLPEIALTTQVIERLRVIFGHQIIVSHSKLSSAERVEVWKAVLSGQGMVVGARSALFLPFNNLGLIVVDEEHDSSFKQVDPAPRYNARDAALVLSRMQRAKIVLGSATPSFESYYNAQREKYKLVLMPERVGEAVLPLTEVVDLKAYQRKRQMKHEFSPPLLAGIESTVQQGKQVILFQNRRGFSPYLHCKVCDYHAQCVHCDVSLTYHKYFNKLVCHYCSYQTDIPKYCPDCGSDQLELKGFGTEKIEENLKLLMPQLRIGRMDLDTVKTVKAQEKILQDLEHKRLDVVIGTQMVTKGLDFPGIGLVSILQVDQMLHYPDYRANERAYQLITQVSGRAGRKDNQGQVILQTYQPDHPVIQDVLKNHYQSFYAYEMLERKKYGYPPYTRQVLLILKHKTARTVFEAGKWLTRRLREKLPERVKGPSEPTIARVRNQYVRHILITLDKRLEHLQQVKDFIENSITDMKAEEGFSTVRVNVDVDPY, translated from the coding sequence ATGAAGGACTCTCTGGACGCCAATTCTTTATATGTGACCAATCACTTTGCGGAAGTTATCCTGCCGATAGCGATCCCAAAGCCCTACAGCTATTGGATTCCGGAAGAACTGACAGATCAGGTGGTGCCCGGTAAACGGGTTGAGGTCCAGTTCGGCCGACGTAAACTCTATGCGGGAATTGTTGCCCGCGTTGGTCCGGTGGATGAGATCCCTTACCGGGCAAAGCCGATCCTTTCCGTACTGGATGAAGCACCCATAGTCAACGACCTCCATTTGCAGTTCTGGCAGTGGATCGCGGATTACTACTTATGCACCATCGGCGAAGTGATGCATGCAGCATTACCGGCAAGCCTTAAGTTGACCAGTGAAACCACCATCTTGCTGCATCCTGATTTTGAAGACAATTTTGAAGGCCTTGATGACCAGGAATACCTTATTGCTGAAGCCCTTACCATCCGCCATGAGCTGAGTCTGGAAGACGTCCAGGGTATCCTGCAGATAAAAACCATTTATCCCGTCATCAACCGCTTATTGGTGAAAGGGGTTTTACTCATCAAGGAAGAACTACAGGATGGTTACCGGCCTAAAACAGTCGATATCATCCAGCTGGCGGATGCTTATGTGAATGATACCAATGCCGCCTTTGAGCTGACTTCCCGGGCGCCAAAACAAACCGAAACACTCCTGCACTTCTATCAACTTTTCCGGGAGAAAGGCCGGGTCACCCGTGAGGATTTCCACCAGCACCCCGATATGCAGGCCAACCTGATCCCGGCACTGGTCAAGAAAGGCATCCTGGAAATCGTGCCGGAAGAAGTCTCCAGGCTTAGGCGCAATGAAAGCCAGGAATCCGAACTTCCGGCATTGACCTCGCAGCAAATCCTTGCCCTTGATGCCATTCACGAGCATTGGAAGGAGCACTTTCCGATCCTGCTTTATGGAATAACCGGCAGCGGAAAAACCCGGGTCTATATTGAACTGGCCAAAGAAATGCTGGCTATGGGCAAACAGATCCTTTATTTACTTCCTGAGATTGCCCTGACTACCCAGGTCATCGAACGCCTTCGTGTTATTTTTGGCCATCAGATCATTGTTTCCCATTCCAAGTTATCATCGGCTGAACGGGTTGAAGTGTGGAAAGCCGTTCTGAGCGGCCAGGGCATGGTTGTCGGAGCGAGGAGCGCGCTTTTCCTGCCTTTTAACAATTTAGGCCTGATTGTGGTGGACGAAGAACATGATTCTTCCTTCAAACAGGTCGACCCGGCACCGCGTTACAATGCCCGTGATGCCGCTTTGGTTCTGAGCCGCATGCAGCGGGCAAAAATCGTCCTCGGTTCGGCTACGCCCTCCTTTGAAAGTTACTACAATGCCCAGCGGGAAAAGTACAAGCTGGTCCTGATGCCGGAACGGGTAGGCGAAGCTGTACTACCGTTAACTGAGGTTGTAGACCTGAAAGCCTACCAGCGTAAACGGCAGATGAAACATGAATTTTCACCACCATTACTGGCAGGCATTGAATCTACGGTCCAGCAGGGTAAACAGGTCATTTTGTTTCAAAATCGGCGTGGTTTTTCTCCATATCTGCATTGCAAGGTATGCGACTACCATGCTCAGTGTGTACATTGCGATGTCAGCCTGACCTATCACAAATATTTCAACAAGCTGGTATGTCACTATTGCTCATACCAAACCGATATCCCTAAATATTGTCCGGACTGTGGCTCCGACCAGCTGGAACTTAAAGGCTTTGGCACGGAGAAAATCGAAGAAAATCTAAAGCTGCTGATGCCTCAGCTAAGGATAGGAAGGATGGATCTTGACACCGTGAAAACCGTAAAGGCGCAGGAGAAGATCCTTCAGGACCTGGAACACAAACGCCTGGATGTGGTCATCGGCACACAGATGGTTACCAAAGGTTTGGACTTTCCGGGGATTGGACTGGTTTCCATCCTCCAGGTCGATCAAATGTTGCATTATCCTGACTACCGGGCCAATGAGAGAGCCTACCAACTGATCACCCAGGTGAGTGGGCGCGCCGGGCGTAAAGACAACCAGGGCCAGGTCATCCTGCAAACCTATCAGCCTGACCATCCGGTCATTCAGGATGTCCTCAAGAATCACTATCAATCGTTCTATGCCTATGAAATGCTGGAGCGCAAGAAATACGGCTATCCGCCCTACACTCGTCAAGTGCTCCTGATCCTGAAACACAAAACCGCCAGGACGGTCTTTGAGGCCGGTAAATGGCTGACCCGTAGGCTGCGCGAAAAATTGCCCGAAAGGGTCAAAGGGCCCAGTGAACCTACCATCGCCCGCGTCCGTAACCAATATGTTCGGCATATATTGATCACCCTGGACAAACGGTTGGAACATCTCCAACAGGTGAAAGATTTCATCGAAAACAGCATCACGGATATGAAAGCGGAGGAAGGATTCAGTACGGTAAGGGTAAATGTGGATGTTGATCCTTATTAA
- a CDS encoding membrane or secreted protein, translated as MRTALTVFASLLAFLLCAQPQQMLLTGAWEIKGQSKSGPVTQVLLVTKGAWSWTLYKSDDGDFVWTKGGTWMPDGGKMKVTYEFSTDKPDQVGSQESWGFTVTGEQLISGDGGSKLTWKRADNPAFTPLTGAWLMAGRVDDQGEVNRRDLNQPRKTMKILTGSHFQWIAYNTETKEFFGTGGGDYTAVGGKYTENIRFFSRDKSRVGASLTFDFEVKDSDWYHSGKSSKGEPLHEVWARRD; from the coding sequence ATGCGCACAGCTCTGACCGTTTTTGCCAGCCTCCTGGCGTTTTTACTATGTGCCCAGCCCCAGCAAATGCTGCTGACCGGAGCCTGGGAGATCAAAGGCCAAAGTAAATCCGGGCCAGTAACCCAGGTATTGCTGGTGACCAAGGGAGCCTGGTCCTGGACCTTGTACAAATCCGATGACGGTGATTTCGTCTGGACAAAAGGAGGCACCTGGATGCCTGACGGCGGAAAAATGAAAGTTACCTATGAGTTTAGTACCGATAAGCCGGATCAGGTAGGGAGCCAGGAAAGCTGGGGTTTTACGGTCACCGGAGAACAATTGATTTCCGGTGATGGAGGAAGCAAGCTGACCTGGAAGCGTGCGGATAACCCGGCCTTTACACCATTGACCGGGGCCTGGCTTATGGCAGGTCGAGTCGATGATCAGGGAGAGGTGAACCGCCGTGATCTCAATCAACCGCGTAAAACCATGAAAATACTGACCGGATCACATTTCCAATGGATCGCCTACAATACCGAAACGAAAGAATTCTTCGGGACGGGAGGCGGTGATTATACTGCAGTTGGCGGGAAGTATACCGAGAACATCCGCTTCTTTTCCCGCGATAAATCCCGCGTCGGCGCGTCGCTGACATTTGATTTTGAGGTTAAGGATAGCGACTGGTACCACAGTGGCAAGTCCAGCAAAGGGGAACCGCTGCACGAGGTGTGGGCGAGGAGAGACTGA
- a CDS encoding ribulose-phosphate 3-epimerase produces MTHLIAPSILAADFTRLGEDIQMLQNSEADWVHVDVMDGRFVPNISFGMMIVKAIRPLTTKPLDVHLMIVEPEKYIDAFREAGADHIIVHYEACPHLHRTIQQIKESGASAGVAINPHTPVALLEDILEDLDQVLIMSVNPGFGGQKFIYQSLKKIEQLKYRLLERNLKALISIDGGVGLHNAGKILEAGCNVLVAGSTVFKAPDPTKMIAQLKHIGRDALLA; encoded by the coding sequence ATGACACACCTGATAGCGCCCTCGATCCTGGCCGCTGATTTCACCCGCCTGGGTGAGGATATTCAAATGTTGCAGAACAGTGAAGCCGACTGGGTGCATGTTGATGTCATGGATGGCCGGTTTGTTCCGAATATCTCGTTTGGGATGATGATTGTCAAAGCCATCCGGCCGTTGACTACCAAGCCGCTGGATGTCCATCTGATGATCGTTGAGCCGGAAAAATACATCGATGCATTTCGGGAAGCCGGGGCAGATCACATCATCGTTCATTACGAGGCTTGTCCGCATCTGCATCGTACCATTCAGCAGATCAAAGAGTCCGGTGCCAGCGCGGGTGTAGCGATCAATCCCCATACCCCGGTAGCTTTGCTCGAGGATATCCTGGAAGACCTGGACCAGGTGCTGATCATGTCGGTGAATCCGGGATTCGGCGGTCAGAAATTCATTTATCAATCCCTGAAGAAAATAGAACAACTGAAATACCGCCTCTTGGAGCGCAATCTCAAAGCGCTGATCTCCATTGATGGAGGTGTCGGATTGCACAATGCCGGCAAGATCCTGGAAGCTGGTTGCAACGTGCTGGTTGCAGGCAGCACGGTCTTCAAAGCACCGGATCCCACAAAAATGATTGCTCAACTTAAGCACATCGGTCGTGATGCACTCCTGGCCTGA
- a CDS encoding 30S ribosomal protein S16, whose product MSVKIRLQRRGRKKAPFYHIVVADARAPRDGRFIEKLGTYNPMTKPASIDLDRDKALDWLMKGAQPTDTAKAILRYKGVLHKKHLLRGVKKGAFTQEQAEEMFTKWLGGKESQIAKHVEKETEVQRSFHEKVFGIVKSAKPKAAEVAVEAEEATEATEAAAEEVVATAAAAEEVVEAVEEAAATVEATEEAAPVAEEVATSETAAPETEAEEESKKDEE is encoded by the coding sequence ATGTCAGTAAAAATCAGATTACAGCGCCGGGGGCGCAAAAAAGCACCGTTCTACCACATCGTCGTAGCGGATGCACGGGCACCACGTGATGGTCGCTTTATTGAAAAACTGGGTACGTACAACCCCATGACCAAACCAGCTAGCATCGATCTTGATCGCGATAAGGCACTGGATTGGTTGATGAAAGGTGCACAACCTACCGACACCGCAAAAGCGATCCTTCGCTACAAAGGGGTCTTACACAAGAAACATTTACTTCGTGGCGTGAAGAAAGGGGCCTTTACCCAGGAGCAAGCCGAAGAAATGTTTACCAAGTGGCTGGGTGGAAAAGAATCGCAAATCGCCAAGCACGTTGAAAAAGAGACGGAAGTGCAGCGTTCATTCCACGAAAAAGTATTCGGTATTGTGAAATCCGCCAAGCCAAAGGCTGCCGAAGTAGCCGTTGAGGCTGAAGAAGCCACGGAAGCAACCGAAGCCGCTGCAGAAGAAGTGGTAGCAACCGCTGCTGCAGCTGAAGAAGTAGTTGAAGCAGTTGAAGAAGCCGCTGCAACCGTAGAAGCTACTGAAGAGGCAGCACCTGTGGCCGAGGAAGTCGCTACTTCCGAAACCGCTGCACCAGAAACAGAAGCTGAGGAAGAGTCCAAGAAGGACGAAGAATAA
- a CDS encoding TonB-dependent receptor — MHSWPDRRWFIAFICILWASLGIAQQATVHGQVKDSRTSGPVELVTIYIQGTQQVTETDARGNFSLEIPADTIITLVFTRLGYEDSKRQIGPFVSGRRVRVDASLAPTDQEIEIEVKANQIQNAGTVRQEVDVLKTLPTTTGNLESVLPHIALGTSSGSGGELTSQYSVRGGNYDENLVYVNDFEIYRPQLIRAGQQEGLSFPNIDLIRDLQFSSGGFQAKYGDKLSSVLDISYKRPDSTHYSVGASLLGGSFHCEGSRVLGDDNYRRFRYLLGARYKDTRYILGSLDLSGEYTPNFADVQGYFTYDLNRKWQLGYLTNYNRSEFQFRPVERSTATGLIDFALRLYAVFEGRERDQFTTTMNGLSLTYLPERDVNPLFLKFLASHQSSRELETIDIEGAYRLSVIETDLGADDAGKELLTLGTGIQHQYVRDYLESDIYTLQHKGGIEYGTGGNTQFIQWGVSAQYEDIADRINEWERLDSAGFSLPYDPESVQVDYNLKSTNSLMSSRFSTFVQNTWSRQSAQMESQLTYGARLSYWTLNNELLFSPRLQWLVKPLQWDRNISFRLAAGIYDQPAFYRELRRPDGTLNRDIRAQKSAHILAGWTWDFEIGKKNPTPIRFISEIYYKKLWDLIFYDIDNVRIRYYGENEGKGYVMGWDMRFNGEFVSGAESWINLSFLRAREQIDGITHLERKVGSSEGTPVKDVPRPTDRLVQASIFFQDYLPRNENFKVHLNLTVGTGLPYGLKDNNRIYRNTYRFPLYQRADIGFSFLLWNASWRERKPNHWLRFTDNTWLSIEVFNLMGQQNVASQTWIKSIYNVQYSIPNYLTSRRVNLRVKMDF, encoded by the coding sequence ATGCACTCCTGGCCTGATCGAAGATGGTTCATTGCATTCATCTGCATCCTCTGGGCTTCTCTGGGGATTGCCCAGCAGGCAACAGTTCATGGCCAGGTGAAGGATTCGCGTACATCTGGTCCGGTAGAGTTGGTTACCATTTACATTCAAGGCACCCAACAGGTTACGGAGACGGACGCACGCGGTAATTTTTCGCTGGAGATACCTGCGGATACCATTATTACTTTGGTATTCACCAGACTCGGTTATGAAGATAGCAAAAGACAAATCGGGCCTTTTGTGTCTGGCAGAAGGGTACGCGTAGATGCTTCCCTGGCGCCCACCGACCAGGAGATTGAAATCGAGGTCAAGGCAAACCAGATCCAGAATGCCGGCACGGTCCGTCAGGAGGTAGACGTATTAAAAACGTTGCCTACCACGACGGGAAACCTGGAAAGCGTACTGCCACACATCGCCCTGGGTACCAGTTCCGGGAGTGGGGGAGAGCTTACCTCACAATATTCGGTCCGGGGAGGAAATTACGATGAAAACCTGGTCTATGTCAACGACTTTGAGATCTACCGGCCCCAATTGATCCGCGCCGGACAGCAGGAAGGACTTAGTTTTCCCAATATCGACCTGATCCGGGACCTGCAATTTTCTTCCGGTGGATTTCAAGCCAAGTATGGCGACAAGTTGTCATCGGTATTGGACATTAGCTACAAGCGTCCTGATTCGACGCATTATTCTGTAGGAGCCAGTTTGTTGGGTGGCTCGTTTCATTGCGAAGGCTCCAGAGTGCTGGGGGACGACAACTACCGCCGTTTCCGCTATTTATTGGGCGCACGTTATAAGGATACCCGGTACATTCTTGGTTCACTGGATCTTTCCGGAGAATATACTCCGAACTTTGCCGATGTCCAGGGCTACTTCACGTATGACCTCAATCGCAAATGGCAATTGGGTTACCTGACGAACTACAACCGCAGCGAATTTCAGTTCCGTCCCGTGGAGCGTAGCACGGCTACAGGATTGATCGATTTTGCCTTGCGCCTGTATGCCGTATTTGAGGGACGGGAGCGCGACCAGTTTACGACGACCATGAATGGCCTGAGCCTTACCTATCTTCCGGAACGTGATGTCAACCCTTTATTCCTCAAATTTCTGGCCTCGCACCAGTCCAGCCGCGAACTCGAGACCATCGATATTGAGGGCGCCTACCGCCTGAGTGTGATCGAGACCGACCTGGGAGCTGATGATGCCGGTAAAGAACTGTTGACTCTGGGTACAGGAATCCAGCATCAGTACGTACGGGATTATCTTGAATCGGATATCTACACGTTGCAACATAAGGGAGGCATCGAATACGGCACCGGGGGAAATACCCAGTTTATCCAGTGGGGAGTCTCGGCCCAATACGAAGACATAGCAGACCGCATCAACGAATGGGAACGCCTTGATTCAGCAGGATTTTCCTTGCCCTACGATCCGGAATCGGTGCAGGTGGATTACAATCTTAAAAGTACCAATAGCCTGATGTCTTCCCGGTTTTCCACATTTGTCCAGAACACCTGGAGCCGTCAGAGTGCACAGATGGAATCGCAGTTGACTTATGGAGCCCGGTTGAGTTACTGGACCCTGAATAACGAGTTACTCTTTTCTCCCCGCCTACAATGGCTGGTAAAACCATTGCAGTGGGATCGCAACATTTCTTTCCGACTGGCTGCCGGTATTTACGATCAGCCGGCTTTCTATCGTGAGCTGCGGCGTCCTGATGGCACCCTGAATCGGGACATTCGCGCCCAAAAGTCTGCCCACATCCTGGCAGGATGGACCTGGGACTTTGAGATTGGCAAGAAAAACCCCACACCGATCCGCTTCATCAGTGAGATCTACTACAAAAAATTGTGGGACCTGATCTTTTACGATATCGACAACGTGCGTATACGATACTATGGCGAAAATGAGGGCAAAGGATATGTGATGGGCTGGGATATGCGCTTTAACGGAGAATTTGTTTCTGGTGCAGAGAGCTGGATCAACCTGTCCTTTCTCCGGGCTCGCGAGCAAATCGATGGAATCACCCATCTGGAACGCAAGGTAGGCAGCAGTGAAGGTACACCGGTTAAAGATGTTCCCCGCCCAACCGACCGGCTGGTGCAGGCTTCCATTTTTTTTCAGGATTATCTGCCCCGCAATGAGAATTTCAAGGTGCACCTCAACCTGACCGTAGGTACCGGTTTGCCCTATGGGCTGAAGGACAACAACCGCATTTATCGCAATACCTATCGCTTTCCGTTGTATCAGCGTGCCGACATTGGTTTTTCCTTTTTATTGTGGAATGCCAGCTGGCGGGAACGCAAACCAAATCACTGGCTGCGATTTACGGATAATACCTGGCTGAGTATTGAGGTGTTCAACCTGATGGGCCAGCAAAATGTAGCCTCCCAGACCTGGATCAAATCCATTTACAACGTGCAATATTCCATCCCCAATTATCTGACCAGCCGAAGGGTAAACTTAAGGGTGAAAATGGATTTTTGA